The nucleotide window AAAGCGATTAGGAATCCCGCTACTCCTGACATTATCCATGAAACTATTAGTAATATCAAAGTCCAGTGCTTTTGTAGTCCTGCCTTTGCCCCACAGAACTTAGATTCTCGTAGGATAGCATTCTTAAAATTCGTCCCTCGGATATCCGCCTCACTAAAATCAGCCCCAGAAAGATCAGCACCTATAAAAGACTGTCCTCTCAGGTTTACCCGTTGGAAGTTTCTTTCTCCTTGTGCATAGCACTTGAGTACCTCGCTGGCTTTCATCGGTTTTGTGGTTAAGGTAAGTTTAGAGATTGAGATTTTATGGTTAGATTTTGGCAGGCAGTGCCCTACTCGCTTATTTTACCCCCTTTTTTAAGGGCAGGGCTGTTTCATTTTACCGAATGCTGACACCAGTATATATAAATATTGAAGCCTGCGTAGGCAGGCTTAGTCCGTATAGCCACAGGCTTAAGCCTGTAGGAATTTATTTACCCTCTTAAAAAATAAGGGCTAGGGGGGATCAAAACCTACTTGAGTCCAAGATAATCGATAATTTTGGGAGCGGCAATAGGATTAGTTTCAATTTTTCCCTTTTTAAACGCCCTCACCCTAAAGGGTGGGGCTATACGAACGAAGTCCGCCTACGCGGACTAAATACCGATTTAAAATATCTTCTAACAAGTAGGTGACTCTAAAAGCCAGTTCTATAAATCATTTGATAAATAGCGTTTCTCGAATAAATGAGGTACATATACACCGGCCTCGTGCCCTTTGCCTCCTGCCTCCTGCTCTAAATGAATGACAACCACAACCGATAAAGCTAAACTAAGGAACAAAATGTTTTAAAAAAAAGGAAATTTATATGAATCGTCCTAGTGGTGTAATTATCCTCGCTATTTTAAACTTAGTAGGTGGCTTTTGGGGTATCATTTTTAACCTGCTGGCTTTCCTGTTTGGGGGACTCTTATTAACGGGTGGGGTAGTTTCTGGAAATGCCCAAATTACAGGAGGAGGCGCAGTTATCTTACTGACGACTGGCGTTTCTTGGTTAATTAGTGTATTAGCGATCGCCCTCAGTTATGGACTTTTTATGTTAAAAAATTGGGCTTGGTTACTCACTTATATTATCCAAGTTATCAACATTGTTATCAATGCCATTAGATTCCTTTTATCGGGTAGTTTTTTTGAATCTATCGGGGCACTGGTTAATGTGACTATTGCTTGTTTTATCCTATTTTATCTCAATCAATCTAAGGTTAAAAATGCTTTTGGTAGAGTCTCTTAAGAGAAGGAATTAGGAAGATAAAACCCTGTAGCGATCGCCGGTATAAACCTTTGACAAGTATCAGTTAATTTTGCTGCTGGTTCTAACCTACTGGCGATCGCTTGTCAGAAACCGAATTTTAAAACTTTTATTCAGACTGTTCAACCTAAAAAAAGATATCATAAGTTTATACTAGGGTGGACATTGCTCACCAATTTTATTTGATATTTTTAAAGACAATGAAATCTCAAACTCTCTATGACAAAGACTTTAACCTCTGGATAGAAACTACCCTTACACAGATTAAAGAAAGAAATTTTGAATCTGTGGACTGGGAAAATGTGCTAGAGGAATTAGAAAGCTTGGGAAAACAACAAAAACGAGAATTAGAAAATAGGTTAATAATCTTACTAGAACATCTCCTAAAATTAACTTACTGGGAAGTCGAAAAAAACCATAATGAGCGAGGATGGCTTGGCACAATTGTAGAGCAAAGAAAGCAAATTCTTAAACTCATCAAAAATAACCCCAGTCTTAAACCCTTTTTAAATGAAGTGTATGAAAATTGTTATACAGATGCTCGTGATCTTGCTATTGTTAAAACAGGGTTAGATCAAGAAATTTTTCCCATTCAACCGATTCTAACCCTAGAAGAATTATTAAATGAATCTTTTTCTATACATTAAAAATAGTTAATTTTGACTAGAATTGGTGCTATCTTCGGGAGGGGGAATAACTTCTAGTTCAACCGGTTCGGTTATGGGAGAAAGATAAGTAGGAGAAGAAATGTCTGTTTTTTCCTCTGGTTGTTGTCGAGAAATTTGAGGCGGTTCAGTTGGAGGTTCTTCTTCTGTAGTGGGGTTAGTTACCTCCGGTGAAGACTCAGAAGAGGGGGCGAGCGCTTCTTTGCCTATTTTGGTTATTTCTTCTATGGCAGAAGGAAGTTTAATAGGCGGTTTTTCTTCCGTTTCTTGGGGTTGGGATGAAGACTCTGTTTGAGATGACGGGGTAGAATTCGCTTTTTGTGGAGATGAGAGACTTTCAGGCGTTGAGTGACAAGCGCTAGATGATAACCCTAAGTAACACCTAACTTCCTCTCTAGCTAGAGAAACCCCTACCCCTGTCACAGAGATCATTAAAGCAACAACAGTCATCA belongs to Gloeothece citriformis PCC 7424 and includes:
- a CDS encoding DUF29 domain-containing protein; translation: MKSQTLYDKDFNLWIETTLTQIKERNFESVDWENVLEELESLGKQQKRELENRLIILLEHLLKLTYWEVEKNHNERGWLGTIVEQRKQILKLIKNNPSLKPFLNEVYENCYTDARDLAIVKTGLDQEIFPIQPILTLEELLNESFSIH